One genomic region from Microcella humidisoli encodes:
- a CDS encoding HAD hydrolase-like protein yields the protein MHPYTAILLDLDGTVTDSAPGITDTLAYTFAELGLPIPDQDELLRYVGPPILDSFRDRAGMTLAERERALEVYRERYLDRGAYDATLYAGMGELVRDIAASGIPLSLATSKPELPATLMLEHFTIAHHFDIITGASADEVRSAKADVVAEALVRLRAMDADLTRPVMIGDRVHDVEGAAAHGIPTIAVSWGYGTPEEFAHARAVVHDTDELRALLGLA from the coding sequence ATGCACCCCTACACGGCGATCCTGCTCGATCTCGACGGCACGGTCACCGATTCGGCTCCCGGCATCACGGACACGCTCGCCTACACGTTCGCCGAGCTCGGGCTGCCCATTCCCGACCAGGACGAGCTGCTGCGCTACGTCGGCCCGCCGATTCTCGACTCGTTCCGCGACCGCGCCGGCATGACCCTTGCCGAGCGCGAGCGCGCCCTCGAGGTCTACCGCGAGCGCTACCTCGACCGCGGCGCCTACGACGCGACCCTCTACGCGGGCATGGGCGAACTCGTGCGCGACATCGCCGCGTCGGGAATCCCGCTCAGCCTCGCCACCTCGAAGCCCGAGCTGCCGGCGACGCTGATGCTCGAGCACTTCACGATCGCCCACCACTTCGACATCATCACGGGGGCGTCGGCCGACGAGGTGCGCAGCGCCAAGGCCGACGTGGTCGCCGAGGCGCTGGTGCGATTGCGGGCGATGGATGCTGATCTCACGCGCCCCGTCATGATCGGCGATCGCGTGCACGACGTCGAAGGGGCCGCGGCCCACGGTATTCCGACGATCGCCGTGTCGTGGGGCTACGGCACCCCCGAGGAGTTCGCGCACGCCCGCGCCGTCGTGCACGACACCGACGAGCTGCGCGCCCTGCTCGGTCTGGCGTAG
- a CDS encoding type III polyketide synthase: MARILAVAPVLPGHVATQAEITAELAAGMTDDLAARAVMQRIHAASGIETRHLALPLAEYRGIEGFTATNALFAELALPLAERAVTAALAEAGLRVDEVDHLFFTTVTGLGAPSLDAQLATSMGFRPDLRRVPSFGLGCVAGAAGLARVADYLAGHPQGVALLVAVELCSLTLQWDDPSMANVVGTGIFGDGAAAVVMVGDAHPLLPASPGPRARVVASRSALYPESAEMIGWRIGESGFRLMLAAGVPALIDGNFAGAVDELLAEVGWTRADVDDWIAHPGGPRVLESFSAALDLAPAALASSWAVLARAGNMSSAAVLHVLAEVGPRPAGTRAVLFALGPGVTAEIVALEWS; this comes from the coding sequence ATGGCTCGGATTCTGGCGGTGGCACCCGTACTGCCCGGGCACGTGGCCACGCAGGCCGAGATCACGGCCGAGCTTGCCGCGGGCATGACCGACGATCTGGCGGCTCGCGCGGTCATGCAGCGCATCCATGCCGCGAGCGGCATCGAGACCCGGCACCTGGCTCTGCCGCTTGCCGAGTACCGCGGCATCGAGGGCTTCACGGCCACCAACGCGCTGTTCGCCGAGCTGGCCCTGCCCCTCGCCGAGCGCGCGGTGACGGCGGCGCTCGCCGAGGCGGGCCTGCGGGTCGACGAGGTCGACCACCTGTTCTTCACGACCGTCACGGGTCTCGGCGCCCCCTCGCTCGACGCGCAGCTCGCGACGAGCATGGGGTTCCGCCCCGACCTGCGGCGGGTTCCGAGCTTCGGCCTCGGCTGCGTCGCGGGCGCCGCCGGGCTCGCGCGCGTCGCCGACTACCTGGCCGGGCATCCTCAGGGCGTCGCCCTGCTCGTCGCCGTCGAGCTGTGCTCGCTCACCCTGCAGTGGGACGACCCCTCGATGGCCAACGTCGTCGGTACCGGCATCTTCGGCGACGGCGCCGCCGCGGTCGTCATGGTGGGGGATGCGCACCCCTTGCTGCCGGCATCGCCCGGGCCGCGCGCCCGAGTCGTCGCGAGCCGCAGTGCCCTCTACCCCGAGAGCGCCGAGATGATCGGCTGGCGCATCGGCGAGAGCGGATTCCGCCTCATGCTCGCCGCGGGCGTGCCGGCGCTCATCGACGGCAACTTCGCCGGGGCGGTCGACGAGCTGCTCGCCGAGGTCGGCTGGACCCGCGCCGACGTCGACGACTGGATCGCGCATCCGGGCGGGCCGCGCGTGCTCGAATCGTTCAGCGCCGCGCTCGACCTCGCGCCCGCCGCGCTCGCGTCAAGCTGGGCCGTGCTCGCCCGCGCCGGCAACATGTCGTCGGCCGCCGTGCTGCACGTGCTCGCCGAGGTGGGCCCGCGCCCCGCGGGCACGCGCGCCGTGCTGTTCGCCCTCGGGCCGGGGGTCACGGCCGAGATCGTCGCATTGGAGTGGTCATGA
- a CDS encoding aldehyde dehydrogenase family protein, with translation MPAIIAELEPSLRALQAGAERWVRMTISERRAVLKAVRAATLEAAPAWVEAACALKGIDPRSPAAGEEWSSGPYAVITATSAIEKTLKLVEKGRSPIDEVELGTAPGGRTTLKVFPYLTKDVVLQGYEATLWLRPGVSLDQARRGVARALRDPNRAPRVTLVLGAGNITGIPALDVLTALYQEASAVVVKLNPVNAGVGAAMKRAFAPFIELGVLLVTEGGQEVGAALIHHEAVDAVHITGSRHTHDAIVWGTDVDAEKRRAAGTPLLTKPITSELGGVGPAIVVPEDGWSSENVDDVARNIATQRLHNSGFNCIATQVVVIPEAWQRADEFVAAVRRYLTAAPERPAYYPGASSRQLAVVTMHPDAAVLGGDPNVPRTLVDHLDPESVDEHLFTVEAFAPVLGIVRLPGSRDPEAFLDAAVAFANDRLVGHLGAGIHIHPRTRDELGGRFDRAVAELRYGAIGVNAWTGTIFGMPGASWGAFPGHTLDDVGSGIGVVHNALLLDPEHVERTVGTGVWKPSPTPLWYVDNTTANVTARRLTRFAGIDSWAIAAPIGAAAIDSYRKG, from the coding sequence GTGCCTGCCATCATCGCCGAACTCGAGCCGTCGCTGCGCGCCCTGCAGGCGGGAGCCGAGCGTTGGGTGCGCATGACGATCAGCGAGCGACGAGCGGTGTTGAAGGCGGTGCGGGCCGCAACGCTCGAGGCCGCGCCAGCCTGGGTCGAGGCCGCGTGTGCGCTCAAGGGCATCGATCCGCGCAGCCCCGCGGCGGGCGAGGAGTGGTCGAGCGGTCCCTACGCGGTGATCACCGCGACAAGCGCGATCGAGAAGACGCTCAAGCTCGTCGAGAAGGGGCGGTCGCCCATCGACGAGGTCGAGCTCGGCACGGCACCCGGAGGCCGAACGACGCTGAAGGTCTTCCCGTACCTGACGAAAGACGTCGTGCTGCAGGGCTACGAGGCGACCCTCTGGCTGCGGCCGGGCGTCTCGCTCGACCAGGCACGGCGCGGCGTCGCCCGGGCCCTGCGCGACCCGAACCGCGCACCGCGCGTGACCCTCGTGCTCGGGGCCGGGAACATCACCGGCATCCCGGCGCTCGACGTGCTCACGGCGCTGTACCAGGAGGCATCCGCCGTCGTCGTCAAGCTCAACCCCGTCAACGCGGGCGTCGGCGCGGCCATGAAGCGGGCGTTCGCGCCCTTCATCGAGCTCGGTGTGCTGCTCGTCACCGAGGGCGGGCAGGAGGTCGGGGCGGCGCTCATCCACCACGAGGCCGTCGACGCCGTGCACATCACCGGCAGCCGCCACACCCACGACGCGATCGTGTGGGGCACCGACGTCGACGCCGAGAAGCGGCGCGCCGCGGGCACGCCCCTTCTGACGAAGCCCATCACGAGCGAGCTCGGCGGCGTCGGCCCGGCGATCGTCGTGCCGGAGGACGGCTGGTCGAGTGAGAACGTCGACGACGTCGCCCGCAACATCGCCACGCAGCGCCTGCACAACAGCGGCTTCAACTGCATCGCCACGCAGGTCGTCGTCATCCCCGAGGCGTGGCAGCGGGCCGACGAGTTCGTCGCCGCCGTGCGCCGATACCTCACCGCCGCACCCGAACGCCCCGCGTACTACCCGGGCGCATCCAGCCGCCAGCTCGCGGTCGTCACCATGCACCCCGATGCGGCCGTGCTCGGCGGCGACCCGAACGTGCCGCGCACGCTCGTCGACCACCTCGACCCCGAGAGCGTCGACGAGCACCTGTTCACGGTCGAGGCCTTCGCGCCCGTGCTCGGCATCGTGCGGCTGCCGGGTTCGCGCGATCCGGAGGCGTTCCTGGATGCCGCGGTCGCCTTCGCCAACGACCGCCTGGTCGGTCATCTGGGCGCCGGCATCCACATCCACCCCCGCACCCGCGACGAGCTGGGCGGCCGGTTCGACCGCGCGGTGGCGGAGCTGCGCTACGGCGCCATCGGCGTGAACGCCTGGACGGGCACGATCTTCGGCATGCCCGGTGCGAGCTGGGGCGCCTTCCCGGGGCACACGCTCGACGACGTCGGCAGCGGCATCGGCGTCGTGCACAACGCGCTGCTGCTCGACCCCGAGCACGTCGAGCGAACGGTCGGCACGGGAGTGTGGAAGCCCTCGCCGACCCCGCTCTGGTACGTCGACAACACGACCGCGAACGTCACCGCGCGCCGCCTGACGCGCTTCGCGGGCATCGACTCGTGGGCGATCGCCGCGCCCATCGGCGCCGCGGCGATCGACAGCTACCGGAAGGGCTGA
- a CDS encoding heavy metal translocating P-type ATPase, whose amino-acid sequence MTCASCANRIERSLNKLPGVEATVNYATEKASVRAAEGGPLDGAPLDADALIAAVEKAGYGAAVVVPREVSAASTAPVAAPVDELAPLRQRLIISAVLTIPVLLMSMIPALQFMNWQWLALTLASPVAVWGAWPFHRVALHNARRLIASMDTLISVGVSAAYLWSLYALFFGEAGMPGMTMTLQLLGRPEEGAHEIYLEVAAAVTVFILLGRYLEARAKRSSREALDALLDLAARDAAVLRDGVEVRVPVGQLQVNDRVVVRPGETIPTDGVVVEGTSSVDASLLTGEPLPVDVELDSRVVGGTINVGGRIVVEASRVGADTELARMGRLVEEAQTGKAEVQRLADRVSGVFVPIVFALALLTLLGWLLLDGSVEIAFTAAVATLIIACPCALGLATPTALLVGTGRGSQLGILIRGPQVLERTRRIDTIVLDKTGTVTTGQMAVTAVVSVAGVDADRMLALAASAEDGSEHPLARAVVDHARAAGLSLFAAESFASHAGAGVTAVVDGHALAIGRASWLFESWAIEVDAALIVTHEDAGATPIVVAIDGAVAGVIVLADTLKPTSALAIERFRALGLDPVLLTGDNAGAARTVAAKLGIDDVRAGVTPAGKLDVIRQLQADGHVVAMVGDGVNDAAALAAADLGIAMGGGTDAAMAASDLTVVSGDLLVVVDAIRLARRTLRTIIGNLFWAFGYNVAAIPIAMAGLLNPLLAGLAMAFSSVFVVTNSLRLRGFRPQPR is encoded by the coding sequence ATGACCTGCGCCTCGTGCGCGAACCGCATCGAGCGCAGCCTCAACAAGCTGCCGGGCGTCGAGGCCACGGTCAACTACGCGACCGAGAAGGCCTCGGTGCGCGCGGCCGAGGGCGGGCCGCTCGACGGAGCTCCGCTCGACGCGGACGCGCTCATCGCGGCCGTCGAGAAGGCCGGGTACGGGGCGGCCGTGGTCGTTCCGCGCGAGGTGAGCGCAGCATCCACCGCCCCCGTGGCGGCCCCGGTCGACGAGCTCGCGCCGCTGCGGCAGCGGCTCATCATCTCGGCGGTGCTGACCATTCCGGTGCTGCTCATGTCGATGATTCCCGCGCTGCAGTTCATGAACTGGCAGTGGCTCGCGCTGACCCTCGCCTCGCCCGTGGCGGTGTGGGGGGCGTGGCCGTTCCACCGCGTCGCGCTGCACAACGCGCGCCGGCTGATCGCGAGCATGGACACCCTCATCTCGGTCGGCGTCAGCGCCGCCTACCTGTGGAGCCTCTACGCGCTGTTCTTCGGCGAGGCCGGCATGCCCGGCATGACCATGACGCTGCAGCTGCTCGGGCGGCCCGAGGAGGGCGCGCACGAGATCTACCTCGAGGTCGCCGCGGCGGTCACGGTCTTCATCCTGCTCGGCCGCTACCTCGAGGCGCGCGCCAAGCGGTCGTCACGGGAGGCGCTCGACGCCCTGCTTGACCTCGCCGCGCGCGACGCGGCCGTGCTGCGCGACGGCGTGGAGGTGCGCGTGCCGGTCGGACAGCTGCAGGTCAACGACCGCGTCGTCGTTCGTCCCGGCGAGACGATCCCGACCGACGGCGTCGTCGTCGAGGGCACCTCGAGCGTCGACGCCTCGCTGCTCACGGGCGAACCGCTGCCCGTTGATGTCGAACTCGACAGCCGCGTCGTCGGCGGCACCATCAACGTCGGTGGCCGCATCGTCGTCGAGGCCTCGCGCGTCGGTGCCGACACCGAGCTCGCGCGCATGGGCCGCCTCGTCGAAGAGGCGCAGACGGGCAAGGCCGAGGTGCAGCGTCTGGCCGACCGGGTCTCGGGCGTCTTCGTGCCCATCGTCTTCGCGCTCGCCCTGCTGACGCTGCTCGGCTGGCTGCTGCTCGACGGCTCGGTCGAGATCGCCTTCACCGCCGCCGTCGCGACGCTCATCATCGCCTGCCCGTGCGCGCTCGGGCTCGCGACCCCCACCGCCCTGCTCGTCGGCACGGGCCGCGGCTCGCAGCTCGGAATCCTCATCCGCGGCCCGCAGGTGCTCGAGCGCACACGCCGCATCGACACGATCGTGCTCGACAAGACGGGCACCGTCACGACGGGGCAGATGGCTGTCACCGCGGTCGTCTCGGTCGCGGGCGTCGATGCCGATCGGATGCTCGCCCTGGCGGCATCCGCCGAAGACGGGTCCGAGCATCCGCTCGCCCGGGCGGTCGTCGACCACGCCCGCGCGGCCGGCCTGTCTCTCTTCGCGGCCGAGTCGTTCGCGTCGCACGCGGGCGCGGGCGTCACGGCCGTGGTCGACGGCCACGCGCTCGCGATCGGCCGGGCGTCGTGGCTCTTCGAGTCGTGGGCCATCGAGGTGGACGCGGCGCTCATCGTCACGCACGAAGACGCGGGCGCGACGCCGATCGTGGTCGCGATCGATGGCGCCGTGGCCGGGGTCATCGTGCTCGCCGACACCCTCAAGCCGACCTCGGCGCTCGCGATCGAGCGCTTCCGGGCGCTCGGCCTCGACCCGGTGCTGCTGACCGGCGACAACGCCGGCGCCGCGCGAACGGTCGCCGCGAAGCTCGGCATCGACGACGTGCGCGCGGGGGTCACGCCCGCGGGCAAGCTCGACGTCATCCGGCAGCTGCAGGCCGACGGGCACGTCGTGGCGATGGTCGGCGACGGCGTCAACGACGCGGCGGCGCTCGCCGCGGCCGACCTCGGCATCGCGATGGGTGGCGGCACCGACGCGGCCATGGCCGCCTCCGACCTGACCGTCGTGAGCGGCGACCTGCTCGTAGTGGTCGACGCCATCCGGCTGGCGCGCCGCACGTTGCGCACCATCATCGGCAACCTGTTCTGGGCGTTCGGCTACAACGTCGCGGCGATCCCGATCGCGATGGCCGGGCTGCTGAACCCGCTGCTCGCCGGGCTTGCGATGGCGTTCTCGAGCGTGTTCGTCGTCACGAACTCGCTGCGGCTGCGCGGGTTCAGGCCCCAGCCGCGCTAG
- a CDS encoding isoprenylcysteine carboxyl methyltransferase family protein has translation MSVVLYIALVLATGVERLVELVISKRNAAHAFAQGGVEHGKGHFPFMVVLHTGLLLACIVEVVLLDRPFIGALGWPMLVIALLCQAGRYWVIASLGRQWNTRVIVVPGATRVTRGPYRWPWLRHPNYWIVAIEGIALPLVHSAWITAIVFTVLNAVLLLAFRIPTENRALAALRST, from the coding sequence ATGAGCGTCGTGCTGTACATCGCCCTCGTGCTCGCGACGGGCGTCGAGCGCCTGGTCGAGCTCGTCATCTCGAAGCGCAACGCGGCACACGCCTTCGCGCAGGGCGGGGTCGAGCACGGCAAAGGCCACTTCCCGTTCATGGTCGTGCTGCACACGGGGCTGCTGCTCGCGTGCATCGTCGAGGTCGTGCTGCTCGACCGCCCGTTCATCGGCGCGCTCGGCTGGCCCATGCTCGTCATCGCCCTGCTGTGCCAGGCGGGCCGTTATTGGGTCATCGCCTCGCTCGGCCGGCAGTGGAACACGCGCGTCATCGTCGTGCCGGGCGCGACGCGCGTGACGCGCGGCCCGTACCGCTGGCCGTGGCTGCGCCACCCGAACTACTGGATCGTCGCGATCGAGGGCATCGCGCTGCCGCTCGTGCACTCGGCGTGGATCACCGCGATCGTGTTCACGGTGCTCAACGCCGTGCTGCTGCTCGCCTTCCGCATCCCGACCGAGAATCGCGCGCTCGCCGCGCTGCGCTCGACATGA
- a CDS encoding FAD-dependent oxidoreductase — MSETTHTDVLVIGSGFGGSVAALRLVEKGYSVTVLEAGRRFADDEFATTSWSLKKFFWAPALGLLGIQRIHLLDDVMILAGAGVGGGSLVYANTLYRPASDAFFTDRQWAHITDWKAELDAYYDQASRMLGVALNPTITPADEIMQKVAADLGVSDSFHLTPVGVYFGEGAGVEAPDPYFGGAGPARRGCIECGECMTGCRHNAKNTLVKNYLHLAESAGAVVHPLTTVTRVEPRAGGSYTVTTRRTGKGRRTERTWSADQVVVAAGAWGTQQLLHRMKAEGHLPGISDRLGELTRTNSEALGGASTGLRHSRGVDMTRGVAITSSIHPDEHTHVEPCRYGHGSNALALLATVAVPGGGRTPRWLRWIGQLLRHPGRVFSMIFGIGSWSRRSIVGLVMQNRDNSLTVRAGRGPFGGFRLRSSQGHGEPNPTYIPQANEAYELMATHMNGYAQTGISEVFDVPMTAHFLGGCPIGDSSETGVVDAYHRVFGHEGLHVVDGAAISANLGVNPSLTITAQAERAFALWPNRGEADARPALGTAYVPVPPVPPASPVVPAGAVGELRLPVSLGLPRVRARAAH; from the coding sequence ATGAGCGAGACGACGCACACCGACGTGCTGGTCATCGGTTCGGGCTTCGGCGGCTCGGTCGCCGCGCTGCGCCTCGTCGAGAAGGGCTACTCGGTCACCGTGCTCGAAGCCGGGCGGCGCTTCGCCGACGACGAGTTCGCGACGACCTCGTGGAGCCTCAAGAAGTTCTTCTGGGCGCCCGCGCTCGGGCTGCTCGGCATCCAGCGCATCCATCTGCTCGACGACGTCATGATCCTCGCCGGGGCGGGCGTCGGCGGCGGCTCGCTCGTCTACGCCAACACGCTCTACCGCCCGGCGAGCGACGCGTTCTTCACCGACCGGCAGTGGGCCCACATCACCGACTGGAAGGCCGAGCTCGACGCCTACTACGACCAGGCCAGCCGCATGCTCGGTGTCGCGCTCAACCCCACGATCACGCCCGCGGACGAGATCATGCAGAAGGTCGCCGCCGACCTCGGAGTCTCCGACAGCTTCCACCTCACCCCCGTCGGCGTCTACTTCGGCGAGGGCGCGGGCGTCGAGGCGCCCGATCCCTACTTCGGCGGCGCGGGGCCCGCACGGCGCGGCTGTATCGAGTGCGGCGAGTGCATGACGGGGTGCCGCCACAACGCCAAGAACACGCTCGTCAAGAACTACCTGCACCTCGCCGAGTCGGCGGGCGCGGTCGTGCACCCGCTCACGACGGTCACGCGCGTCGAGCCGCGTGCGGGCGGGAGCTACACGGTCACCACCCGCCGCACCGGCAAGGGCCGTCGCACCGAGCGCACGTGGAGCGCCGACCAGGTCGTCGTCGCCGCGGGCGCGTGGGGCACGCAGCAGCTGCTGCACCGCATGAAGGCCGAGGGGCATCTGCCGGGCATCTCCGATCGGCTGGGCGAGCTGACCCGCACGAACTCCGAGGCCCTCGGCGGAGCATCCACCGGCCTGCGGCACTCCCGCGGCGTCGACATGACGCGCGGCGTCGCGATCACCTCGTCGATCCATCCCGACGAGCACACGCACGTCGAGCCCTGCCGCTACGGCCACGGCTCGAACGCCCTCGCCCTGCTGGCGACGGTCGCTGTGCCGGGCGGCGGCCGCACCCCGCGCTGGCTGCGCTGGATCGGCCAGTTGCTGCGCCACCCCGGACGCGTGTTCTCAATGATCTTCGGCATCGGCAGCTGGAGCCGCCGGTCGATCGTCGGGCTCGTCATGCAGAACCGCGACAACTCGCTCACGGTGCGCGCCGGTCGCGGGCCGTTCGGCGGCTTCCGGTTGCGGTCGAGCCAGGGCCACGGCGAGCCGAACCCCACCTACATTCCGCAGGCAAACGAGGCGTACGAACTCATGGCGACGCACATGAACGGCTACGCGCAGACGGGCATCAGCGAGGTCTTCGACGTGCCGATGACCGCGCACTTCCTCGGCGGGTGCCCGATCGGCGACTCGTCCGAGACGGGTGTCGTCGATGCCTATCACCGCGTGTTCGGGCACGAGGGACTGCACGTCGTCGACGGCGCGGCCATCTCGGCGAACCTCGGCGTGAACCCCTCGCTCACGATCACCGCGCAGGCGGAGCGCGCGTTCGCGCTGTGGCCGAACCGCGGCGAGGCGGATGCCCGCCCTGCGCTCGGCACCGCCTACGTGCCCGTGCCGCCCGTGCCCCCGGCGTCGCCCGTGGTGCCGGCCGGCGCGGTCGGCGAGCTGCGCCTTCCGGTGTCGCTGGGTCTGCCCCGCGTGCGCGCTCGCGCGGCGCACTAG
- the nucS gene encoding endonuclease NucS: MRLVIARCSVDYAGRLSAHLPLATRLLIHKSDGSLLVHADALSYKPLNWMSPPCTLVIDEPDDDQREAGVLELWRVTHAKTADLLVVSIHEVLHDSAHELGVDPGLQKDGVEAHLQKLLAEHIELLGEGFSLVRREYMTAIGPVDILARDASGASVAVEIKRRGGIDGVEQLTRYLELMNRDPLLAPVAGVFAAQEITPQARTLAEDRGIRCLLLDYDAMRGMDDGVPRLF; encoded by the coding sequence ATGCGCCTCGTCATCGCCCGCTGCTCCGTCGACTACGCGGGCCGGCTCAGTGCGCACCTGCCGCTCGCGACGCGCCTGCTCATCCACAAGAGCGACGGCAGCCTGCTCGTGCACGCCGACGCACTCAGCTACAAGCCGCTCAACTGGATGAGCCCGCCGTGCACGCTCGTCATTGACGAGCCCGACGACGACCAGCGCGAGGCCGGCGTGCTCGAACTCTGGCGCGTCACGCACGCGAAGACCGCCGACCTGCTCGTCGTGAGCATCCACGAGGTGCTGCACGACTCGGCGCACGAGCTGGGCGTCGACCCCGGCCTGCAGAAAGACGGCGTCGAGGCCCACCTGCAGAAGCTGCTGGCCGAGCACATCGAGCTGCTGGGCGAGGGCTTCTCGCTCGTGCGCCGCGAGTACATGACGGCGATCGGCCCGGTCGACATTCTGGCGCGCGACGCGAGCGGAGCATCCGTCGCCGTCGAGATCAAGCGCCGGGGCGGCATCGACGGCGTCGAGCAGTTGACGCGCTACCTCGAGCTCATGAACCGCGACCCGCTGCTCGCGCCCGTCGCGGGAGTCTTCGCGGCGCAGGAGATCACGCCGCAGGCACGCACGCTCGCCGAAGACCGCGGCATCCGCTGCCTGCTGCTCGACTACGACGCCATGCGCGGCATGGACGACGGGGTGCCCCGGCTCTTCTGA
- a CDS encoding NAD(P)/FAD-dependent oxidoreductase, translating into MRAFDADVLIAGGGPIGLATALELNARGLTAIVLEPRSGTIDKACGEGLMPGALAALGRLGVDPAGHPLRGIRYQDARRAVTHRYRSAAGRGVRRTVLHDALRARAAEVGVETRALRVDEVAQHDDYVTVDGMRARWLIGADGLHSTVRTAAGLDRPARASSRDRRRYGLRQHFAVAPWSDLVEVTYLPEAELYITPVDEGTVGVAVLAPRPLDLEAALAQAPSVRERLAGAAEASTLRGAGALRQRTRARTAGRVALVGDASGYVDALTGEGLRVGLAQAEVLADCLARDDLRGYERAWARSTRDFRVLTAGLLAAATSPVRGLIVPAAAALPRVFGAVVERLAR; encoded by the coding sequence ATGAGGGCGTTCGACGCCGATGTGCTCATCGCCGGCGGCGGCCCGATCGGCCTCGCCACGGCGCTCGAGCTGAACGCGCGCGGGCTCACGGCGATCGTGCTCGAGCCCCGGTCCGGCACGATCGACAAGGCCTGCGGCGAAGGGCTCATGCCCGGGGCGCTCGCTGCCCTCGGCCGGCTCGGCGTGGACCCGGCGGGGCACCCGCTGCGGGGCATCCGGTATCAGGATGCGCGCCGCGCCGTCACCCACCGCTACCGCTCGGCGGCCGGCCGGGGAGTGCGCCGCACGGTGCTACACGACGCGCTGCGGGCCCGCGCGGCCGAGGTCGGTGTCGAGACGCGAGCGCTTCGCGTCGACGAGGTCGCCCAGCACGACGACTACGTGACCGTCGACGGGATGCGCGCCCGCTGGCTCATCGGCGCCGACGGGCTGCACTCGACCGTGCGCACGGCCGCGGGCCTCGACCGGCCCGCGCGCGCATCATCGCGCGACCGGCGCCGGTACGGGCTGCGGCAGCACTTCGCCGTCGCGCCGTGGAGCGACCTCGTCGAAGTCACCTACCTGCCCGAGGCCGAGCTGTACATCACCCCCGTCGATGAGGGCACGGTGGGCGTGGCGGTGCTCGCGCCGCGGCCCCTCGACCTGGAGGCGGCGCTCGCGCAGGCCCCTTCCGTGCGTGAGCGGCTCGCGGGCGCGGCCGAGGCGAGCACGCTGCGCGGTGCCGGTGCCCTGCGGCAGCGCACGCGCGCCCGCACGGCCGGCCGCGTCGCGCTCGTCGGCGACGCCTCGGGGTACGTCGATGCGCTCACCGGCGAGGGGCTGCGCGTCGGTCTCGCGCAAGCCGAGGTGCTCGCCGACTGCCTCGCGCGCGACGACCTGCGCGGTTACGAGCGCGCGTGGGCGCGCTCGACGCGCGACTTCCGCGTGCTGACCGCCGGGCTGCTCGCCGCCGCGACCTCGCCCGTGCGCGGGCTCATCGTGCCCGCGGCGGCCGCGCTGCCGCGCGTCTTCGGCGCGGTCGTCGAGCGACTCGCGCGCTGA